TTGCTGCTTTTTGTTTTACCAGAGGTAATTATTGATGGCCGAGATCCCTTTTCTGCTTTGCAGGCCAGTTTTCATTTGGTGCTCGAACACCTGGGTGAATGTTTCGCTTTTTTCGTGGGTTTATTATTTTTCGCTTTGGTTGGTTTGCTTTTGGGTTGGGTTTTTAGCTTTGTGCCTATAGCTGGAGTTATACTGGGAGTTTTAATCATTGCTGCTCTTTTGCCTTTCCTGACCACGCTTTTGACCCGTTTTTATCTTTCGCTAACCCGCTACTGAAAAGCACCTATGTAGTCATGTAGTGTGTTGCACAGAATTTTTGAAAATGCTTTCGAGGTCGAGTTGCATTCCATCTCGTGCTGCAACGACCTGGATACCAGTCTTCTGGCTTATTTCTTCTGCTATCTTCCAGGGTTTATTAAGGATTACCTGCATACCGAAGTGAGTGATAACGGCCATTTTGGGTTTAATGGCCTTAACAAGTTTTTCTACATCATCAGCATTGAGGTGCATTACTGCATTTGCGTTGTCTGGTTTAGTTCTTACCATGTTGATGATCAGTAGGTCGCTTTTTTGATATGCCTCCTGAAGTTTTGGATTGTATAGAGTATCTGTAATAAAAGAAACCGTAAGGTTATCCTTGAGGTAGAATTTAAATCCGTAAGTTTCTACCGGGTGCCAGTGCCGACAGGGGGTGGCAAAACGTAAGTTCCCGATGCTATATTCTTTTCCCTCTTCAAGTAGCACAATTTCCTGAAGCATGGGAGTCAAATAGCTAAAAAGCACTTTTTCTTCCTCGAGAGCGTCTTTGGGAAGGAAAACCATGCCTCTTTTCTTCGTGTTACCCTCGGTCATTGATTCGACCATGATATTCAGGTCGTTCGCATGGTCTATGTGACGGTGTGAAAGGAGTATTGCTGAAAGCTTCCATGGTTCAAGCTTAGGTTTACTGGTCAGGGCTTTGACCAACGCTCCTGGTCCAGGGTCTATAAAGAAAGCAAGCTTATCGTGCTGGAACCATATGCCACCCGAAGCCCGGATTTGCTTAGAAACCACTATTCTTGCTCCAGCAGTTCCCAGAAATTTTATGAAGGTTCCCATTTGCCAAAAAATTAACGGAATATTTGTAAAAAGTCAACTTTGGCTTTTTGCGTTCTGGTTTTCAAGAATTGCTTCATGAAGGGAGTTGGTGGAAAATACTAAGGAGGTGGTTTTCTAGTTGTGAAGCTAAAAGCGAGGGATAAAACTTTGAATAAGATCCTTGTTTTGGGAAAGCCGGGAAGTGGCAAAACTACTTTGGTAAAAAGGATTAGCAGTACTTTTCCAGGGGTCTTTACAGGTTTTTTTACTGAAGAGGTGAGAAGGGGTGGAAGAAGGATAGGCTTTTCTGTGGAGACGTTGGCCGGGGAAAAAGGAACTCTCGCTTCTCAGGATTTGTCTTCCCGGTTTTACGTGGGGCGCTACCGCGTTGATTTGGAAAGCTTTGAGCGCGTAGCCCTTCCTGTTCTTGAGAAAGCGCTAAAAGAAGGTAAGCCCTGCCTGGTCGATGAGGTGGGAAAGATGGAGCTTTTTTCTATCTCTTTTCGAGAGCTTATTCTTGCGCTCTGGGATTCTCCACAACTGGTTTTGGCAACTTCGCGTTTCCCAATCCTTACTTGGGTTGAGAAAAACTTGATTTTTGAGAAACAACCTCTGACAATCTACCTTTCAAAAGAGAACCGCGAACAGTGTTATTTGACTCTGAAGGAGCGGTTGAGACACTGGTTATTCAATCCTTGAGTCTGATTTTGCTTTTGGAGAGGAGTTCTTCGGTAATGGTTAAGGTAGTAATTCTGGCAAGATCCACTTCTTCAGCAAGCTGGGGTTTTCCTTGTTCATCTTCGACTTTTATTCGTACTTTTGGTCGGAAAGGCAAGACGGGGTTGAGCTCTGAAACTATTGCTTCTCTTCCATCAGAAAGCTTTACCAAATCTCCTACCTGATAGGGGGAGATGTGGCGTATAAATGTTTCCACCACTTCCATGTTTAACTTATAGCCCGCATTACCCATGAGATACTCCACGACTTCGCCAATAGGTAATCCTTTTCGATAGGGTCGGTCAGAAGTCAATGCTTCGTAAATGTCCGCTACGGTAGTTATTTGGGAAAGAAAGTCGGTTTCCTTGCTACCAAGACCAAGGGGGTAACCGCTCCCGTCTATTTTTTCATGGTGCTGGAGTGCAATTAGTTGTGACTTGCTGCTATTCAAGCTGGTTTGTTCTTCGAGAATCTTTTTGGCGTCAATGGGGTGCCTTTTAACTACTGAGAGTTCTTTTTCGTCGAGTTTTTTGGGTTTATGCAGTATCTCAACGGGTATTTTCAGCTTGCCCAGGTCATGTAACAGCGCTCCCAGACCTAAGATAAGGAGTTCCTGCCTGGAAAGATTTAAGAATTTACCGATGAAGAGCGATATGACGGCCACGTTAAGAGAGTGAGTAAAGGCGAAATCGTCATACTTTTTGAGCTGAATGATTGGTACAACCAATCCTGGGTTAAGCTCCACTGCCTGGATCAGGTTTTTGGTATCTTTTTCGAGCGCGTCCAGACTTACTGTTTTACCCTGAGCCAGGTCTTCAAGGGTACTCTGGAGATCTTCAAGTGTTTCTTGTTTGAGTTGCAGAGGAACATCTTCTTTGGCGACCACAGACTCTTCTTCCATGACTTCCGCAATTACGAAGGAACGATTCAACTCATACAGAGATTGCAAAACTGATCTGGTTAACCGGCTTCCAGCTTTGACGAGGACTCTTCCCTTCTGATCAATAATGGAATAGGGAAGCACCGAGTTTTCTTCGAGGTCTTTTAGGGGCACCAGGATTTTGCGAATTCGCTTTTTTGCCATGGTTTTAGTTTCGGGTGCAGTCTCCTTTTTAGTACTTAGTTTTATTAATTTTAACGTAACTTTGTGTTTTTTGTTCCTTCTTTTTGATGACTCGGGATTTTTGCAAAGTAAGAAATCAGAGTTTGTGGTGTCATTCCAAATTGGGGCTTGAACGGGTTGTGGTTTTGCAAGGGGACTCACAACTTTTTGGGGTCAGAGGTTGTTTAATGGTTGGATTTATGTTAGAATTCTCCCGACACCAAAGGTGGTGTTTTGGGAACAAAGGCGTTCCCCACAATAGTTGGGGAACGCCTTTTGTTTTATAAGACACTCGATGAAGGAGGTTGACAAAGATAACCTACAGTAAACTTAATGCTTCGATCTCCTGTTTGACAGTAACTTAGTAGGCAAATTGAGCGATAGGATCTTAGGGACGGGAGACGGACTCTTCTTGAAGCTCTAAAACTTAAAAGGAGTTTTTGTCTTTGTTTAACTTTATGTCATAAACCATAAATTATTCGTAGGAGGTAAGGAAAATGACAAAGCTTAACCCATTTGAAATTGCACAAAAGCAATTGGATAAATGCGCAGAGATTCTAAAGTTAGATTCTAACGCACATGCGTTGCTTCGAGTTCCAATGCGAGAGCTTCACGTATCACTGCCGGTTCGTATGGATGATGGTTCTATCAAAGTATTTCAAGGATTCAGGGTGCAGTACAATGATGCAAAAGGGCCAACAAAGGGAGGAATTCGATTTCATCCTGATGAAACAATCGATACTGTGCGGGCATTGGCGGCTTGGATGACATGGAAGTGTGCCCTCTTGGACTTGCCTCTGGGAGGAGCAAAAGGTGGAGTTATTTGTAATCCAAAGGAGATGTCTCAGGGCGAATTAGAACGCTTAAGTCGTGCATATATACGAGCGATATATCAGTTCGTCGGTCCAGATAAAGACGTTCCAGCGCCTGATGTTTATACCAATCCTCAAATAATGGCCTGGATGATGGATGAGTATTCAAAAATTGCAGGCAAGAATCAGTTTGGCGTTATCACTGGTAAGCCACTCAGTCTTGGGGGTTCTGCTGGACGTAATGATGCAACAGCACGGGGAGGAATCTATGCAATCCGTGAAGCTGCCAGAGAATGTGGTGTAGACCTTGAGAAGGCTACGGTTGCCATACAAGGTTATGGAAATGCAGGATATTATGCAGCATGTTTGGCAAAATCTCTTTTAGGTTGCAAAATAGTTGCTGTTAGTGATAGCAAAGGGGGCATATTCGCGAAGGAAGGACTTGACCCAGATGCAGTTAATGAACATAAAGCTAAAACAGGGTCGGTGATTAATTTCCCAAATACTAAGGCCATTTCTAATGAAGATCTTTTGGAGCTTGAAGTGGATATACTTATTCCTGCAGCGTTAGAAAATGTTATTACAGATAAGAACGCTCCGAACATTAAAGCTAAGATTGTCGCTGAATTGGCGAATGGGCCAACTACACCAGAAGCGGATGAAATTCTGTATAAAAATGGTGTTCACGTGATACCTGATTTCTTGTGCAACGCTGGCGGAGTAACAGTTTCATATTTTGAGATGGTGCAAAACTTTTATATGTACTACTGGGACGAAAAGGAAGTCCACGAACGTTTAGAGAAGAAAATGACTCTCGCTTATCATTCAGTACTAAATGCATCCAAAAAATACAACATAAATATGCGGCAGGCTGCTTATGTTGTGGCTGTTGAACGTGTGGTTGAAGCAATGAAACTTCGTGGTTGGTTATAGAATTGTTTTTTCACGGCGTGGAGATAAAAACGACAGATTCATCTTAAAAATATTTAAAGTAAGGGGATATTTGGGTTGGCTTAGGTCGAGATCGAAAAGGAAAATAGAGAAAATTTTAAAAGTCAATTTAAGTTGTTCCTCATTAGTCCGTTAGGTAAGACAACCCAATAGTGGACTGCCATAGAAAAACAAAAAGGCGTTTTACTTCAAAAACGGAGTAAAACGCCTTTTTGTTTGTTGAGAGGCAGGTAAAATCCAAGGTGTCGTGCAACTTTAAAACTAAGGAAGAGGTTTGGGAATTTTGCAAGGAAAACCGGGTGAAGTTTATAAGATTGTGGTTTACAGACGTTTTGGGTAATCTAAAGAGCTTCGCTATACCTATCGAGGAGCTGGAAAATGCCCTAAATGAAGGAATGGGGTTTGATGGCTCCTCGATTAAAGGCTTTGCCCGCATTGATGAAAGTGACATGATAGCCATGCCAGGCCTTTCAACTTTTCAGCTTTTGCCCTGAAGGTTCCTTAAGAAGAACTTGCAGGAGCTTGCCAGAAAGGGTTTTGTCTTTTATGTGGGTCCAGAGCTGGAGTTTTTCTATTTCAAAAGTGAAAAAGAGCCTATTCCCCTGGATAAGGGTGGGTATTTTGATTTGACTACCCTTGATGCTGCTTCCGATTTGCGAAGGGATACCATAAGAACTCTTGAAGAAATGGGGATCAGGGTAGAATACAGCCATCACGAGGTAGCTCCTTCGCAGCATGAAATCGACTTGCGTTATGCTGACGCTTTGACCATGGCAGACCAGGTTATGACCTATCGTATTGTTGTCAAGGAAATTGCTCAATTGTATGGGGTATACGCTACTTTTATGCCCAAACCCTTGTTTGGAGAGAACGGTTCCGGTATGCACACCCATCAATCGCTTTTTAAAGATGGTAAAAATGCCTTCTTTGATGCTCAAGATCCTTATTTTTTGTCGGATATCGCCAAAAAGTACATTGCCGGCATTTTGCGTCATGCTAAAGAAATTGCTTTGGTTACCAACCAATGGGTTAATTCCTACAAACGATTGGTACCCGGGTATGAAGCTCCTGTTTATATTTGTTGGGCCAGACGTAACCGTTCTGCCTTGGTACGAGTGCCCATGTATAAACCAGGGAGAGAACAGGCCACTCGTATTGAGGTAAGAAATCCGGACCCTGCCTGTAATCCTTATCTTGCTTTTTCGGCAATGCTTGCTGCAGGTATGGCGGGAATTGAAGGTAACTATGAACTTCCAGAGCCCATTGAGCGTGACGTGTATCATATGACACCCGAAGAAAGGAAAGCCCTGGGAATCGACTCTTTACCCGGCAATCTGAAAGAAGCAATTGACTATGCTTCAGAAAGCGAGTTGCTTAGAAAGGCGCTTGGAGAGCATGTTTTTAATTATCTCATTCAGAGCAAAATCATAGAATGGGACGAATATCGAACCATTGTTCATCCCTACGAAATTGAAAAGTACTTGCCAATCCTTTAGGGGGTTCTTTCTATGAAAGAGGTTTGTCGGGTTCCTTCTGGTTGTGCAGTAGTAGGAATCCTGAATCGGGATGGAAAATTGATTGATGGAGAAGCAATCATAAAATCTATTGCAGTAATGCATGAACGTTCCAATGGATTGGGTGGGGGATTTGCCGCTTACGGTATTTATCCCCAGTATGCAGAACTTTACGCTTTTCATGTTCTTTATGACAACCGGAACCGCAGGGGGGATGTGGAAAACCTCCTGCGGGAGGTTTTTGTTATAGAACATCAGGAATCTATACCCTTACGAGAAATAAAAGAAATAACTGATTATCCTTATTTTGAGCGCTATTTTTTACGCTTTCGGGGCAATTCTTCTTCTGAAGAAGACGAAGTGGTTAAAGTAGTCATGAAGATCAACGCCGGTATAGACGGCGCTTATGTAATTTCCAGTGGCAAAAACATGGGCATTTTTAAAGGTGTGGGTTATCCCGAGGATGTTGGACGACTTTTCCGGCTTGAAGAGTACAAGGGGTATTGCTGGATTGCCCATGGTCGCTT
This portion of the Thermatribacter velox genome encodes:
- a CDS encoding MBL fold metallo-hydrolase encodes the protein MGTFIKFLGTAGARIVVSKQIRASGGIWFQHDKLAFFIDPGPGALVKALTSKPKLEPWKLSAILLSHRHIDHANDLNIMVESMTEGNTKKRGMVFLPKDALEEEKVLFSYLTPMLQEIVLLEEGKEYSIGNLRFATPCRHWHPVETYGFKFYLKDNLTVSFITDTLYNPKLQEAYQKSDLLIINMVRTKPDNANAVMHLNADDVEKLVKAIKPKMAVITHFGMQVILNKPWKIAEEISQKTGIQVVAARDGMQLDLESIFKNSVQHTT
- a CDS encoding nucleoside-triphosphatase; translated protein: MNKILVLGKPGSGKTTLVKRISSTFPGVFTGFFTEEVRRGGRRIGFSVETLAGEKGTLASQDLSSRFYVGRYRVDLESFERVALPVLEKALKEGKPCLVDEVGKMELFSISFRELILALWDSPQLVLATSRFPILTWVEKNLIFEKQPLTIYLSKENREQCYLTLKERLRHWLFNP
- a CDS encoding HD-GYP domain-containing protein, whose amino-acid sequence is MAKKRIRKILVPLKDLEENSVLPYSIIDQKGRVLVKAGSRLTRSVLQSLYELNRSFVIAEVMEEESVVAKEDVPLQLKQETLEDLQSTLEDLAQGKTVSLDALEKDTKNLIQAVELNPGLVVPIIQLKKYDDFAFTHSLNVAVISLFIGKFLNLSRQELLILGLGALLHDLGKLKIPVEILHKPKKLDEKELSVVKRHPIDAKKILEEQTSLNSSKSQLIALQHHEKIDGSGYPLGLGSKETDFLSQITTVADIYEALTSDRPYRKGLPIGEVVEYLMGNAGYKLNMEVVETFIRHISPYQVGDLVKLSDGREAIVSELNPVLPFRPKVRIKVEDEQGKPQLAEEVDLARITTLTITEELLSKSKIRLKD
- a CDS encoding Glu/Leu/Phe/Val dehydrogenase, which codes for MTKLNPFEIAQKQLDKCAEILKLDSNAHALLRVPMRELHVSLPVRMDDGSIKVFQGFRVQYNDAKGPTKGGIRFHPDETIDTVRALAAWMTWKCALLDLPLGGAKGGVICNPKEMSQGELERLSRAYIRAIYQFVGPDKDVPAPDVYTNPQIMAWMMDEYSKIAGKNQFGVITGKPLSLGGSAGRNDATARGGIYAIREAARECGVDLEKATVAIQGYGNAGYYAACLAKSLLGCKIVAVSDSKGGIFAKEGLDPDAVNEHKAKTGSVINFPNTKAISNEDLLELEVDILIPAALENVITDKNAPNIKAKIVAELANGPTTPEADEILYKNGVHVIPDFLCNAGGVTVSYFEMVQNFYMYYWDEKEVHERLEKKMTLAYHSVLNASKKYNINMRQAAYVVAVERVVEAMKLRGWL